Proteins from a genomic interval of Corythoichthys intestinalis isolate RoL2023-P3 chromosome 3, ASM3026506v1, whole genome shotgun sequence:
- the LOC130913705 gene encoding chemerin-like receptor 1, translated as MDYYSYEEFENYTYDNESVVVYKSNCPGNVLCVSLLVIIAVQYVLGFCGNGLVIWISGFKMKKTVNTTWYLSLAISDIVFCAFLPFAIINTAMEKWIFGLFLCKFTSSVLFLNMFSSIFLLVIISIDRCVSVIFPVWSQNHRTVRKASVVVVLAWVLAIGLSLPSAVFRDIHSQRGRSVCFNNFTSPQTHKIIAMSRFVAGFVVPFSVITICYSIIILKLRMNRMTKSSKPFKVMTALIATFFICWLPYHVFVLLETNQQHFRQDVLKAGLQIGTTLVTANSFLNPVLYVFMGNDFQQRCMSSLLSKMENAMGDEGHEGNG; from the coding sequence ATGGATTATTATTCTTATGAAGAATTCGAAAACTATACTTATGATAACGAGAGCGTGGTCGTGTACAAATCGAACTGCCCGGGGAATGTCCTTTGTGTCTCTCTGCTGGTGATCATCGCGGTCCAATATGTGCTGGGATTTTGCGGCAACGGGCTGGTCATCTGGATATCTGGTTtcaagatgaaaaaaacggtcaacaccACGTGGTACCTGAGCCTGGCCATCTCTGACATTGTCTTTTGCGCCTTTTTGCCCTTCGCCATCATCAATACGGCGATGGAGAAGTGGATCTTCGGATTGTTTTTGTGCAAGTTTACCAGTTCCGTGCTGTTCCTCAACATGTTCAGCAGCATCTTCCTCTTGGTCATCATCAGCATCGACCGATGCGTGTCCGTCATCTTTCCCGTCTGGTCGCAGAATCACCGCACTGTACGAAAGGCTTCCGTCGTCGTCGTCCTCGCTTGGGTTCTCGCCATCGGTCTCAGCCTTCCCTCTGCTGTCTTCCGCGACATTCATAGTCAAAGGGGTAGGAGCGTTTGCTTCAACAATTTCACATCACCACAGACTCATAAAATAATCGCCATGAGTCGCTTTGTGGCAGGCTTTGTTGTGCCTTTCAGCGTGATCACCATTTGTTATTCGATCATTATCCTCAAACTTCGTATGAACAGAATGACCAAATCATCGAAACCCTTTAAAGTCATGACGGCGCTCATCGCTACTTTCTTCATCTGTTGGCTGCCCTACCATGTGTTCGTCCTGCTTGAAACAAACCAGCAACACTTCCGTCAAGATGTGCTAAAAGCCGGACTACAAATCGGAACCACTCTAGTGACAGCCAATAGTTTCCTCAACCCTGTGCTTTATGTGTTCATGGGGAATGACTTCCAACAAAGGTGTATGAGCTCCTTATTGTCAAAGATGGAGAACGCCATGGGAGACGAAGGTCACGAGGGGAATGGGTGA